The genomic stretch TCGATCGTGGAATAGCCTTGCAGCGCACCTTCGCGGCGCCGGCCAGCGTGGTGTTCGACGCCTGGACCGATCCGGCCTATCTCGACTGGTACTTCAACCCTGACCAGCACACCGATCAAGCCGCGACGGTCGACCTTCGGGTCGGTGGGCAATGGCGGCAGGAAATGGTGGAGACGCCCGAAAAGCGCTACTTCACCGGCGGCGTCTATCGCGAGATCGTGCCGGGCCGGAAGCTGGTGTTCTACTGGGGCGCCGTCGGTGGCTGGCCGGCGCTCGACCTCGACAAACTGGACGAAAGCCCGCTGGTCACCATCCGCCTGACGCCGTTCGGCGCGCAGACGGTGATGGATTTCGAGGTGAAGTTCCCCGACCAGTACACTCCCGAGCAGGTCGACTGGTGGATGAACTGCGGCATGGTCGCCGGCTGGAACATGACCATCGACCGGCTGGTCGCGGTGTATGAGGGGAAGCGGCTGGCGGGGTGAAGCGGAGCGGCGGCCACCGCGAGCGCAAGCCTCGGCCCCCTTCCCTTCTCCCCTCAGGGGAGAAGGTGGCGCGAAGCGCCGGTTGAGGGGTGAAGTGGCGCCTTACGCGCTCCCCGAGAAACTGAACCCCTCACCCCAGTTACGCTACGGACCTTCGGTCCTAGCTGCACTACCCTCTCCCCTCGAGGGGAGAGGGGGCGCAGGCGGCCAGCCTCGTCAACCTAGTCGAAGAAGCCCTCGTCGCCTTCCTCGAGGTACTTCTTGGCTTCCTTGGCGATCAGGTTGACGCCGAGGCCCGGACGGTCCGGCACGTCGATGAGGCCGCCCTTCACCGGCATGCCCTCAAAACCCTCGGTGATGTCGTACCAGAACGGCTCGAACCGGGCCGGGTACTCGAAGGCGATCAGGTTGTCCGGCATGGTGGCGCAGACCTGGATCAGGGCGGCGAGCCCGAGGATGCCGTTGGCGGTGCCGTGTGGTGCAATGGCGATGCCGTGCAGGTCCGCATGCTCGGCCACCCACTTGATCTCGGCCAGGCCGCCGATATCGCAGGGGTCGGGGCCGATGACGTTCACCGCATGGCTTTCGATCAGCTGCTTGTAGTGCTGGCGCAGGTAGATCTGCTCGCCGGTATGGATCGGCGTCGTGGTGTGGTGCGTCACATCCTTGTAGACGTCAGGATTGACGTAGGGCGAGTAGTCGCCGGTCACCGTGTCCTCGATCCACAAGAGGTGCAGGTGCTCCACTGCCTTGGCGAGGCGCAGCGCGTCGAGCGGCATGAAGCCCGGGCCGGCGTCGACCGCGGTGTTGTAGCCCTTGCCCAGCGTCTCGCGGGCCGAGGTGATGCAGGCGACCAGGTGGTCGAACCCTTCCTTGGTCATCGTCCCCTTGTGCGGATACGGGAACGGCGCATCTTCCTGCACTTCGCCGTAGAAGAAATCCGGGAAGTCGCGCACCATCGAGGAGTGGTAGGCGCTCGGCAGCTTGAACAGGGTGAACTCGCCCTTCAGCGATTTGCCGTATTCGGCCCAGCGCTTGTAGCCCTCAGGCGTGTGTTCGGCGCCGCCCGGCACTTCGGCCTGGTAGAGCGTGCGATAGGTGCGAACCTGATCGCGCACCTTGCCCCCGAGCAGCCGATA from Devosia sp. A16 encodes the following:
- a CDS encoding SRPBCC family protein, whose product is MPATYALDRGIALQRTFAAPASVVFDAWTDPAYLDWYFNPDQHTDQAATVDLRVGGQWRQEMVETPEKRYFTGGVYREIVPGRKLVFYWGAVGGWPALDLDKLDESPLVTIRLTPFGAQTVMDFEVKFPDQYTPEQVDWWMNCGMVAGWNMTIDRLVAVYEGKRLAG
- a CDS encoding mandelate racemase/muconate lactonizing enzyme family protein; amino-acid sequence: MKITDLKCAIIANSPVIRITTDEGITGWSQIETPKPYVKPQVLQLKDWIVGQDPRDVERVMRRIRVRGGFKPFGSAVSAIEHALWDIAGKALNAPVYRLLGGKVRDQVRTYRTLYQAEVPGGAEHTPEGYKRWAEYGKSLKGEFTLFKLPSAYHSSMVRDFPDFFYGEVQEDAPFPYPHKGTMTKEGFDHLVACITSARETLGKGYNTAVDAGPGFMPLDALRLAKAVEHLHLLWIEDTVTGDYSPYVNPDVYKDVTHHTTTPIHTGEQIYLRQHYKQLIESHAVNVIGPDPCDIGGLAEIKWVAEHADLHGIAIAPHGTANGILGLAALIQVCATMPDNLIAFEYPARFEPFWYDITEGFEGMPVKGGLIDVPDRPGLGVNLIAKEAKKYLEEGDEGFFD